AATATATTTTGGAAAAGTTTGGTTTGCCGGAAGCAACGCAGACAATCACTCAACTACACGGAAAAGTGATCGATGTGAAAGTTCCGTGGGGCAAAGCTAAAATTATTCCTCTTTACCACCCGGCAGTCGCGCTTTACAGCGGTGGTTCCAAAAAAGTTTTAGTCGAAGATTTTAAGGTTATTGCTAAGTTCGGGAAGAAAGGGTAAATCCACTTCTAGTAATACTGCCTCTCTTTTCTATATAATTCTAGTTTATGAGCGCTGAACGAAAAACAAGTCAAACTCTTCCTGTACTGCACGCGCTGGTGCCTGGAGAAATTTTGGTTCAATCTAGGGATGATGTTTCACATGTGGACAACTTGAAGCAAGACGCCCAAAATTACTTGGACGGTCAGCCTGGCATTTTAGATCACGCGAAAGAAAAAGGTAAAGATATTATTGCCAGGACTTCATCTCACGGGAAGGTAATATTGATTGGCGTAGGAGTAGCGGCGTTTGCAGGTACAGCAGGAGCAATTTTAATTTATAGGCATGAACACGACAAATCAGTAGAAACTTAGTAGCCTGGAATGCTAGGTGCTCCGGAACCGGAGAGGAAGAAATAGTAAACTGCTGCGTAAACAAGACCCCCGATTATTAAATAAATAACAACCCATTGCCAAAGAGGCCTTTTCCCGTAGCCTTTTTTCTCTGGGGTTGTTGTTTGTTCGTCTGCCATATCTAATTTAAGAATAGAACTAGTTTGATTCTAAGTCAAATTAAGTTTGGACTGTGAGTGGCAGTTGCCCTGAAAGTACTTTTTCCACAACTGCTCGGGGTTCAAGCCTTGCCAGCTCACGAGGGTCAGCAATGTGAAATGTATCGAGTATTTGGCGCGGTTCTTCGACGCTGAACACTTGCTCGTCAACTTGCCCTACGGGTCCCGCGCATCTTGCTATAAGTACGTCTGCCAAAAGCTGTTGTGTTTTCGGGTTTTTAACAACGGAAAATGTTGTAAGTTTAGGTTTTAATTCGGCTGGAAAATGCCTTCTTGCATTTTCTCCATCCTCGAGTTTTAGTTGCAGCTCTCTGATTTTTGGAAAATACTGGGGGTGGTTGTGAGCGGCTGCTTGCCAACTTTCTTCTGTTCCTTCCTGGTATGCATGCAGCACGTCCTGGGCTACCGCCTCTAACGGTTCGGGGTTTTCGGGAGTTTTACGAGCTTCCCTTCCTATTGCTTTTTTAAAGAGAACGCCTATCTGGCCACCTATTTCCACGGGCATCTATAAATTAAGTATACTGCGATTATTGTCGGTGTACGAGTGGTCAGTTTGAGTAGTAAGTTTTAGTCTCCCTGTAAGTACGTACGCGATAACTGTTTCGGGTTTTATATCCTTTAGTTCATTACTGTTTCTGATTCCCATTTCATTGAACATAGTTCTTGATTCGACAATTCTATCTACCCTTCGGTTAAGTCGACCTTCCGAACTTGTGGATCTTGCCCAGAGAATATCGATTAAGAGATGGGGAGCGTAAGCAAATCTGGTTCCAGGGAAATAATTCTGAACAAGATTTCTCAAGTCTTCGGGAGCGTTTTCTTGTGCAGTTTGAGCTTTCTTTAAGGCTTGTTGTAATTCCAAGATTTTTTCTGAATAAACTGGGTTATTTTTGGCTGTTTCTGTCCACCGATGGTTGTTTGTAACTTCATCTAATTCTTCGATATCTCTTAAATGAAATTCTAAACGGTAAACAGTAAAGACGCTTTTTGCCGCTTTGATTAAATCGCTTCTTTGCGGCGCTTCCGGATTGCTTGTGCTTTTGAAGCTTCTGACGAATTCTCCAATTCTTTCAAGCATTTATTGGTGTGGATAATACTCCTTGGATAATTTCCTTGTCAAACTTGGAATTGGGGGCAGGTGTGCTATACTAAATTCGAAATGACAGAAACAGGAGAAAGCTCACCAGGCGTCGCAACACCAGAACCAACAGTAGCGGAACCTGTGGTTCCTGCTCAAAACACTGAAGCCCCTAAAGAACCTTCTGGGCTGGGAGCATTTATTGCTAAAGCTCGAGCTGCTCTTCATCTAGGACCAAAGCCAGAAGCACCAGTTCCTCCAGCAAATCCACAAGCTAAATAATTTTTTGGGAACTAGTTTTGTTTTTTCTTCCCCAGTAGAAAATAATTACAAATATTAGCACCGCGGAAAAGATAATTAGAATTACAATTGCTCCGGTTACGCCAATAATTCCAACAAGTTTTAAAACTCCTGTAATTATTTGCCCAAATGCTTCCCTCACGCAAAAATTATATCACCGGGAGAATTGAGAGTGTGGTCGTCTGAAACTTAGCCAGACTATGTTGATGAGAGAGTGAGTTATTATTGCCACAATTAGTCCAAAGTTGACCATTGACCACCATGGTTCAAATCTTGAAGTATAACGAGAGAAATTGAGATTTTTAGACCACAGAATTGTGGCATTTTTCATTTTGGAAAATTATAGCATTAGACTATTGAGTGAAGTGGCAACTGTTTCATGAATGGTTGTATGATTGAGGTATAATTTATTCCTATGGCTATTGACTGGTCGACAATTTTTAAAAAATATAGGGGTAAATGGATTGCTCTTAAGGACGATGAGAAAACTGTAATTGCTGCTGGCGAAACTGCAGTTAAGGCTCTTGAATCTGCAAAGAAGAAAGGTCACCAAAATCCAATTTTGGTGGAAATGCCAAAACACCTCGTGCCATTAACGTTGCAAACATAGGGTATAATATAAGTGCAAGTAAGTCCCTATGTGTGGGGTTCCGGATGGTTCCTCATAAAAGCACATGGGGCATTGTTTATTTAAATAGACCATTTTCCTCGACTATTTTTTTCTTAATCACATCATAATAAATACCATCTAATTTTTCATACTTTCTAAAAATAGCCCAACTAACAAAATCCGTTGCCTGCAGAGATTTTTCTTCTGATGGAGATTTTATCTGAACGCTTATTTTGACTTTGTGATTATCAATGGTTTGTTTCTCGATATAATCTTTAAAATTTTCATTAAGAAATTTATTTGTTTCTCTTTTTGCTGCTATAAAAGTTACATTTTTATTGGTATCAACCAGCTTTTTGGTCATGATTCTGTCAAGTAAAATATTGGTAACATAATTGTAAAGAACATGTTTTTGTTGCCTTAGCCTCGTATAGACTTTTTCTTTGTTCAAATAAATAGTCATTATTGTGATCTCTTTTTTATTTAAGAGTTTGAGAAGACTTAATCGGGTTCTGGGTTTTTCTTTGTAAGAGTGGAGCACGCCACCGCTTAATTTTTTAACTTTTTTCCTAAGTTGTGAATGCACTTTCTTGACTACTTTTTCAAGAGGCTTTTTGTCTTCGATTGAAACAGCAGTGATGACGAAAAATTTTGAATTTTTCTTTTTCGAGTTAAATCCCAAGTCTCCTGATTCATCCAAGAATATATAAGCCATGATCAGTCTTGTGTATTAGTCTCTTCCTAACTTATGATCAATGATTTTAGGAGTTTTCTAACTCTTCCAAGAGTTCTTTTTTCCCTTCGACTGCGTTCTGCAAAATTGCAGAACTTCGCTCAGGATAGATTATCTAACTCCTCGAGTAATCTTTTTTGCTCTTTGGATAATCTAGTTGGGACTTTGAGGCGGACGATGACGTAGTGGTCGCCTTTGGCGGGGCCGCTGACGCGTTTAATTCCTTGACCTTTAAGACGGATTTGAGTTCCGGGTTGGGTGCCTGCTGGAACTCGTATTTTAACGTTGCCGTCGACTGTTTCTATTTTGGCTTCTGTTCCAAGGGCGAGTTCTGTAAACGAAAATTGTTTTTCGCTGATAACGTCTGCTGCGCGTCTTTGAAATTTAGGATGAGAACCAACTTGAACTACTAAAATAAAATCTTTGAATTGGATTTCGGAACCGTTGTCAACGCCGGGGGGGATTTTTATTTTTTGTCTTTTGCCATTTACTTCGATTTCTTTTTCCGCTCCATGAATCGCGTCCATAAAGTCGACGTTTACTAAATAGCGGGGGAGCCGTGCTTGTCGTCCAAAAGGTGATCTTTCACCGAAGATACTTTCGAAAATATCAAATGGGTCGGAAAATCCGCTGAAGTCGAATCCTGCTCCATCGCCCTGTCCCATATTGCTCCAGCTGTAGGTTTGGTAACCGCCCCGTCCTTGCCCAGCACCACCGAAACCGCCGCCCGGTTCAAAGGCGCTATGGCCATATTGGTCGTAGGCGCTTTTCTTCTGCGGGTCAGAAAGTACCTGGTACGCTTCGTTAATTTGTTTGAATTTTTCCTCGGCGCCTGAAGTTTTGTCGACGTCGGGGTGATGCTTGCGCGCTTTGGTGCGGTATGCCTTTTTTATTTCTTCTGCACTAGCGCTTTTATTGACGCCAAGGATTTCATAGTAGTCTTCTTTACTGGCCATAGCTTCATATTATACAAGTATGATTTAAGGTGGCATCCTTGAGTCATCGAAAGTCATTCGACTCTGAGGGATGAGCTTTCAAGCTCAGACTCGAAGAGGTGCCCTACCTTAAATCTTAAAAGTTCAAGGATGAGACCTTAATACAAGGATCTCACCTTTAACTTTTAGTTGCCTACTTTGTTGCCTTGGAGATCTTGTCCTTGGTAGGTTGGAGTAGTTTTATTGACTTTAAATTCCAGTCCCCCTACTTTTTGACCTTCTGTCAGTATTTCTACTTTGTAAGTACCCGTGAGAGGGAGTGGAAAATTGACAAGTTCTGTAATCAGATTGGCGCGACCGTTTGGACCAAGCGCTACTTTTAGTTCTTTGTCTGGGAAAGATTGGTCCGTTTCTTGTGGTGGGGTAAGTTTGAGTAAGATATCGTATTCTTTGCCCGCGTCGCCGACGAGAACAGCAACCAAAAACATTTTTGGCCAAGAAGTTGGAAGATCGGTTACAAAGAACTGGTCAAAAATTCCAAGGATCGAAAGTGTTTGTTCACGAGAAACCATCGCGTAATCGCAAAGAACGAAAATCTCGGTTGTTAAGCTTTGCATAAATTTCTAATTCTTAATTTCTAATCAAATCCCAATTTTAAAATTTCTAAATAATTTAGAACAATTAGGTCAATTAGAAATTAGGTTAATTCTCTACTCCTTTACGACTTCGCCTTCCTGGACGTCTCCGTCCGCTTTAGGCTGGCCGTTTTCCGGTGGAGTTTGGTCGTTGGCTTCGGTTGTTTGCCCCTCTGTGCCAGGTGCTTGTTGGCCTTGGTACATAGATTCGCCTATCTTTGATAGTACGGCTGAGAGTTCGTCTGTTTTTGCTTTGACTTCTTCGATTGACCCAGATGATTGAACTTCTTTGACGGCTTTAATTTTTTCTTCGACTTCGGTTCTGATTTCTGCTGGAACTTTGTCTCCCCCGTCTTTGAGCGCTTTTTCGGCTTGGTAAGTTAAGGAGTCTGCTTTGTTTCTTGTTTCGATTTCTTCTTTTTTGGCTTCGTCTTCTTTGGCGTGTTCTTCGGCCTCTTTGGTCATCCTTTGAATCTCTTCGTCGGTTAGACCAGTAGATCCGGTAATTTTTATTGACTGTTCTTTGCCGGTTGCTTTGTCTTTTGCTTTAACATTTAGGATTCCATTTGCATCAAGGTCGAATGTGACTTCGACTTGTGGCATACCCCTGGGTGAAGGCGGAATGCCGTCTAAAATGAAGCGGCCGAGAGATTTGTTGTCTGCTGCCATTGGCCGCTCACCCTGCAGAACGTTAATTTCGACGGATGTTTGGTTGTCGGCAGCCGTTGAGAATACTTCTGTTTTAGATGTTGGGACGGTTGTGTTTCTTGTGATAAGTGGTGTTGAAACTGCGCCTAATGTTTCGATACCCAAAGTTAGCGGGGTAACATCCAAAAGAACCATTTCTTTCATTTCGCCGGTCAAAACAGCGCCTTGGACTGCGGCTCCGATCGCGACAACTTCGTCAGGGTTCAAGCCTTTGTGTGGTTCTTTACCAAAGAATTCTTTAACTTTCTGTGACACGAGCGGCATTCTGGTCATACCACCGACAAGAATTACTTCATCGATTTTGCTGTTTTCGAGTTTGGCGTCTTTGAGAGCATCTTTTACAGGACCAAAAGTTTTTTCGACTAATTCACCGACGATCGATTCTAACTTCGCGCGTGAAAGTTTTAGCTGCAAATGTTTTGGACCGGCTGCGTCTGCTGTGAGGTAGGGGATCGAAATTTCAGTTTCAGTTGTAGACGAAAGCTCGATCTTTGCTTTTTCGGCAGCATCTCTAAGTCTTTGCAGAGCTTGTCTGTCTTCTTTAACGTCGACGCCTGATTCTTTTTTGAACTCGTCTGCCAAAAATTCGAGGATTTTTTGGTCAAAATCGTCTCCACCAAGGTGAGTATCACCATTTGTTGCCTTAACTTCGAAAACGCCTTCACCCAGCTCGAGGATTGAAATATCGAAAGTTCCGCCACCAAGATCGTAAACCGCGATTGTGTGCGCGTGGGCTTTGTCGAGACCATAAGCAAGCGCGGCTGCTGTCGGTTCGTTGATGATTCTTTCTACTTCAAGACCAGCAATTTCGCCAGCTTGTTTGGTTGCCTGTCTTTGTGAATCGTCGAAGTAGGCGGGAACAGTAATAACTGCTTTTTCGACTTTTTCACCGAGGTAGCTTTCAGCGTCCGCCTTGATCTTTTGAAGGATCATTGCCGAAATTTCTTGTGGAGTGTAATCTTTGCCTTCGACCGAAACGATAGCCATGCCATCGCGGCCTTCTTTGACTTCGTATGGGAGCCATTTAATGTCTCTTTGAACTTCGGGGTCTTTATATTTGCGACCCATTAATCTTTTAATTGAAAAAATTGTTGTTTTGGGGTTTACGACCATCTGGCGCTTAGCAACATCCCCAACGATGTGTTTTTCGGGGTCGACGACAGACGGAATTATGTTTCTGCCTTCCGCGCTGTGGATTACTTTTGGTTTCCCAGCTTCGACTACAGAAACTACTGAATTTGTTGTTCCTAAATCTATTCCTACTACTTTGCTCATGTTATTGTTCGAATGAAATAAGAGAGCTTGTTTTGTTCGCTTCGCTCTCAAAATGAGAACTTACCTTTGTCATTCCGGACTTGATCCGGAATCTATTTATATTATAGATCCTTCGCTTCGCTCAGGATGACACTTCTCGACTCGTTTCACTCGCTCGAAGAATATTCTTCGGTTGCCTCCTTTTTCTCTATTCGTTGATTATTTTCTTCTTTTTGACTTCGGCCTATCGCCACTTGCGCCGGTCTTAGGACCTTATCATTTATTTTATAACCTTTTCTTAAAACCTTCACCACTTTATCCCCTCGACTTCGCTCGGGGCCTTTGGCGTTCTCTAATTCTACAACCTCAATTGCTTCATGTTCGTTTGGGTCAAATTGTGTTCCTTCTGCTTGTATTTCTTCGACGCCTTCTTGCCTTAAAACTTCTTTAAATTGGCTAATTACCATTTCGAGGCCTTTGTCGTTCAAGTGTTTCTGAGCATTTTCCAAGTTATCGAGAACGGGTAAAAGTTTTTCGATAACCAGGGCCGATGTTAAAGTCCCGAGCAGTCGTCTTTCTTCATCGATTCTTCGCTCTAAGTTCTGATAATCGGCGAGTGCCCGCTTCAGTTGACCTTCGAGTTGTGATACTTGTGGGTCAACTAATTCTTTCTCGTCTTTTACCTTTTTGTCCGTGTTATCGTTTTTGACAGTCTTTTTGTTTTTACTCATACTTTTTTAAACTCCGGAAATTTGTGACAAAAGCTGCGAAAAGTATCTCATTGTCGGAATAACGACCGGATAGTTAAGCCTGGACGGGCCAATTATCGCGATTACTCCTCTGTGATTTGGCATTTCGTAGCGACTGACTACAAATCCGCAAGGTTCAAGATAGGGTAGACCTAATTCTTCTCCAAACAAAATTTTAATTTGATCTTCGGTTGCTAACTGTCCGAAGATTTGGGCTAGAATTTCAACTTTGTCGAGCATCGCAAGAACAGTTCTGGTTATATCGATGTCGTAAAATTCCGGCATATCCAGAATATTTGCCATTCCTGCAGCGTAAACGTCGTTTTCTTCGTTTGTTACCAAGGCCAAAGAATGCGTTTGGTTGGCAAGAACTCTTGCAGTTTGGCTCAAAATCTGGTCTAAGCGCTTATTTGGCTCTGAAAGTTCCTCTTTTATAGAAACTTCGTCTTTTAATGAAAGCGCTTTTTCTTCCATCAACTGATCGACAAAAAACTTCATTCCTGTCGATGTCGGTATTCTGCCTGCAGAAGTATGAGGCTGGCGAAGGTAACCAAGACTAGTTAATTTCACCATCTCGTTTCTGATGGTAGCCGGAGAAACTCCAAGTCGAGTTTCTTTTTCTACGGTTTCAGATCCGACAGGTTCGGCGGTTTCGATGTACTTTTCTATAACCGCTCTAAGCAAATGTTTTTGCCTATCAGTTAAGTCCATGGTAGTTGCAACTACTAACGAATATGAACGAATAAATCACTAATTCGAGCGAATATTCGTACAAATTAGGTCGGTTTTGTACACATCCGTTAAATGACGTTAGTCATTAGCAGACAGTGTACTACGACTGCTAAAAGTTGTCAAGAGATTTTTCTTCCACGGGCTCGCTTTATCTTTCTGAAGGCTTCTGCGAGCGGACCGTGTATTTCTCGTTCTATTAAATATATAGCCCGTTCGTGACCAATGGGGCTTCCAGTAGCTTCTTGAATTACTTTGTTGATGGCAGGGTCAGTTTCTTCGTGCATCCGAAGATCTTGTATCCTCTGAAAACCTTCCGGGTCGCGTTGGCGGGAGAGTATTTGTTGCCATTCGGATATTGCTCTCGGGCCATCTCTCTTGTTAACCGGCCTCGGTCTTTCGCTCATAATCGGCACAATTGTAGGTTTTTGTGGTTAGTTTAATCAAGTCGGGCAGCTAAATCTTTAAGACGGCGAGGAAGGCTTCTTGAGGGATGTCGACGTTTCCAATGGGTCGAATGGTCAAGAGGTTGGATTAGTCGTACCAAATGTTTCTTTTGAGGATATTTATTGCTTCGCTTCTAGACACAGAATGCGTTTCATCGGCGGGAATTCCTTTGACAGTTTCCTGCAAATGGCGCATTTGGTGAATTTTTAGAGCCCCCCGCTTAATAGGTAAGCTTGGATCTATTTCTTTTGCAATTAAATCCTCTACACTCCTTGCAGTAGTGCGTGCGTCCGCGCCTGATTCTTTTTCAGCCATAAGTTGCGTATTATAGGGTAAAGTAGGGTGAAATGCAACTATAGGGTAATTCAGTAGGATTTACAGCGTTATATCCCGAAGTATTCGAGTTCGTAGGTTTTGCCGTTTTCCAGCATGTGGGATTTATGAATTTTCAGTTCTCTTTTTGGTTTTAAGAAAAACTCTTGGACCATCGCAAAGTCGCTCGGGATTACTTTTTCTTTATTTTCCAGAAGCTCTTCTTTTGTGAACCAGCGAATGGCGCCCTCCCCCATTTCTTTTGATGTATCTTGTTTGGGCTGAGTTTCGCAAATCCACATTAAATAATGGCCTGTTACTTTTTTGTTTTTGTCGTAAAGGATCTCTACAACTATTCCACAAACTGCGACGAATTTTACATCGAGGTCTGTTTCTTCCTTTACTTCTCTTATAATCGCGTCTTCGATATGCTCTCCATATTCAATCTTGCCTCCGACCAGGCTCCACAGACCCTCGTAAGGAGGCTTAATTCTCCTGATTAACAAAAATTTATCGTTGAAAGTTACGGGGCTTGCGACAATGTTGACAATTGGGATCATATTTTTAAAACTGCTAGGAAGGCTTCTTGAGGGATGTCGACGTTTCCGAACCTTCTCATTCGCTTTTTACCTTTTTTCTGTTTCTCCAAAAGCTTCATCTTTCGGGTGACGTCTCCGCCATAAAGTTTTTGCGTGACGTCTTTTCTAAAAGATGCGACAGTTTCGCGGGCAACAATCGTGCCTCCGACTGCTGCTTGGATTGGAACCGCGATTTGTTGCCTGGGAATTGCATCCTTTAGTCGTTCAACTAGTTTCCTGCCGATTTCTGCCGCTTTTTCTTTGGGAACTATTTGCGAAAGACCTTCTACGCTTTCATGATTTACAAGAATGTCGAGTTTTGAAAGATTGGCAGGTCGATAATCTGTGACTTCAAAGTCCATAGAAGCGTAACCGGAAGTAGAACTTTTTAAATTGTCGTAAAAACCAATTATGATTTCGAGAAGCGGCATGTTTGCTTCTATTTTGGAAAGGTTACCGATGTTTTCGAAATTTACTATCTCTCCTCTTCTATCGTGGACTAAGTTGGAGATAATTCCATAATATTTTTCCGGGGTAAAAAGTGTAACTTTTGCGTATGGTTCTTTGACGTCTTTAGCCGCTGGGTCAAATTCCTGCGGTTTGTTGACGAGTTCGTCGCCTATCATGAAATTGACGGAGGGAGAGGTCGCGATAATGTCCAGATCGTATTCCCGCTCTAGCCTTTCTTGAGTAATTTGTGCGTGCAACAAGCCTAAAAATCCTACGCGGAATCCTTGGCCGAGGCTTGTTGATGATTCGGGTGCAAAGCTAAGTGAAGCGTCATTGAGTTTGAGTTTTTCGATGCCGTCTTTGAGTTTGGATAAATCTGCTGTATCTGTCGGGAAAAGTGAAAGAAAAACAACGGGTTTTGCCTCTTGATAACCCGGAAGCGCTTTTTGTGGCTCGCTGGCTAAAGTGACAGTATCGCCTACTTTTACGCTTTGAAGGTCTTTGGTGTTGGTGACAATGAAGCCGACTTGGCCAGCTGTAATTTCTTCTACGAACGTGGGTTTAGGAGAAAGATAACCGATTTGTAAAATAGTCGCTTTTTTGCCGGTTGCAACAAAAGCTGCTTCGTCCCCTACTTTCAAGCTTCCCCCAAATAAGCGCACCGAGGCGATTACTCCCTTATAGGGGTCGAGAGAAGAATCAAAAATAAGTGCCTGCAGTCCTTTGTTGTCATCCTGAGGCCGTAGGCCGAAGGATCTCTTTTTAGTTTGAGATTCTTCGCTTCGCTCAGAATGACGAGAGGAGGAGTTTGGTTCTGGAACTTTTTTAATTATTTCCGCAATTACTGCTTCAACATTTTCTCCGGTTTTGGCGGAAACTTTTATTATTTCTTCTTTAGTGAATCCTAGACCTATCAGCTCTTCTTCCGTCTTTTCGACTTCTGCTTGAGGAGAGTCGATTTTATTAATGACCGGAATGAGCGTTAGATTTGCGTCCAGTGCGAGATTAAAGTTGGAAAGCGTTTGCGCTTGAACACCTTGCGTTGCGTCGACAATTAGGACTGCTCCCTCGACAGAGGCTAGAGAACGCGATACTTCGTAGCCGAAATCGACGTGTCCGGGAGTGTCGATGAGGTTCAAAATGAAATTTTGAACCGGTTGTCGGTTCACGGTTGTCGGTTCACGGTTGTCTTCATTTGTTTTACCGTTAACTGTTGACTGTCTACTGTAAACAAGTCTGATAGCTTTGAGTTTGATCGTGATGCCGTGTTCTCTCTCTAGTTCTAAGCTATCCAGCAGTTGTTCCTGGTGACCAGCTTTTATCGCGCCGCAGATTTCCATAATACGGTCGGCAAGCGTCGACTTGCCATGGTCTATGTGGGCAATGATTGCGAAATTGCGGATCTCCATGAAGGTCAGTTTATCAGATAAGGACGTGGCTATCTATTTTCCTGTGCTTCGATGGAAGTTGGAGCCGGGTTTGCCAGCTTATTGGGGAAGGAAACTATCTTTTTGCCCAGGCCCCAGAAAATTTGAACTTCCTGGACTTTTAGGAGCCAGGAGAAAAAGATGTAAACGGAAAGGCCGACCAATGATGCTACCCCTGTTAGAAGAATAAGTCCAAACGTTCGTGTAGTGTCGAAAACTAATTGGTCGAGAAGTTTCATTGGAATATAAAGAGAAATAGCCGTCAGAATAGTAATAAATATCATTTTGAGTGCGGGAACAAGAAGTTCTTTTTTATTGAAATTGACTTTTCGGTCTAAAAGATAAAGGAGAGTAAGAGCGTTTAAAATATTGGCGACAGAATAGTTGATCGCGAGATACATTATAGAAAGGTTGAGCACTTTAATTAGAAACAGGTTCAATATGATACTTAACGTAACGATGACAGCCGTGACTTTTACGGGTGTAATGCTGTCTCTGATTGCGTAAAAACTTCGAGTTAAAAGAAGACTTGCGGCTTGAGCAACTATTCCAACCGAAAAAGCGATCAGGGTTCTACCGGTTAAAACTGTTAGGTCCCAAGGGAAATCTTTGGCACCAAAAGCGAGCCTGACTGCCGGGATTCTAAGAATGGCGAGGATTGCTGCTGCTGGTAAAACCAAAAAAAGTATTTGGTGAAAGGAATTTAAAAAGATTTTTTTAAACTGTTCTTTTCTTTGAGCGTTGAATTCGATCGAGAGTGATGGCAGTGCGGCTTGAGCAATCGAAGCCGCGAATAAGGCTGTTGGGACAACCTGAAGTACCTGGGCGAAGTTGTATGCTGTTACGGAACCAATTGTGACGATGGAAGCAAGAGCAATATTAACAACATCTGCTGCACGAATTAAGGCAAGGGCAAGAGATCGTGGCCACATAAGAGAAAACATTTCTTTAACATCTTTATTTTTAAAATCTATTTTTGGCTTGTATCTAAAACCTAATGACAGCGCCAGAGGCAGCTGGAAAAGTAAGTGCAGAATAGCTCCAATAATCATGCCGATGGCTGGACCAAAAATGCCAAACATTGGCGTTAAAAATATGATTCCGAATATTATTCCGACGTTATAAAGGATTGAAGCGAGGGCGGGAATTAAAAATCTTTGATGAGACTGCAAAATTCCGGTTAAAAAAATCGAGATTACAAAAAAGAATTGTGCAAGAATCATTATTCTTAGAAGATTGGCAATAAGTCCTTGAGTCTCTGGCGTGTTTTCAACTACACCTGGCGCTATAACGGGCGCGATAAAGTTTGCGAGTGCAATGATAATGACTGCAAAAACTGCAAAAATTACCACCCCGATTGTGATCATATTTGAAGAAAGCTCCCAGGCCTTCTCGATTTTGTCGCGAGAAAGATATTGGGAAAATATAGGGATGAAAGCTAGGGCAATTGTGCCTAGAATTAGTACTTCAAAAATGGCGTCGGGTAAGATCGAAGCCGCAATAAAACTATCCAGAAGGTGGATATCGTCACCAAAGCGAGATGCGAGTAAACGGTACCTAACCAGTCC
This DNA window, taken from Candidatus Curtissbacteria bacterium, encodes the following:
- the dnaK gene encoding molecular chaperone DnaK encodes the protein MSKVVGIDLGTTNSVVSVVEAGKPKVIHSAEGRNIIPSVVDPEKHIVGDVAKRQMVVNPKTTIFSIKRLMGRKYKDPEVQRDIKWLPYEVKEGRDGMAIVSVEGKDYTPQEISAMILQKIKADAESYLGEKVEKAVITVPAYFDDSQRQATKQAGEIAGLEVERIINEPTAAALAYGLDKAHAHTIAVYDLGGGTFDISILELGEGVFEVKATNGDTHLGGDDFDQKILEFLADEFKKESGVDVKEDRQALQRLRDAAEKAKIELSSTTETEISIPYLTADAAGPKHLQLKLSRAKLESIVGELVEKTFGPVKDALKDAKLENSKIDEVILVGGMTRMPLVSQKVKEFFGKEPHKGLNPDEVVAIGAAVQGAVLTGEMKEMVLLDVTPLTLGIETLGAVSTPLITRNTTVPTSKTEVFSTAADNQTSVEINVLQGERPMAADNKSLGRFILDGIPPSPRGMPQVEVTFDLDANGILNVKAKDKATGKEQSIKITGSTGLTDEEIQRMTKEAEEHAKEDEAKKEEIETRNKADSLTYQAEKALKDGGDKVPAEIRTEVEEKIKAVKEVQSSGSIEEVKAKTDELSAVLSKIGESMYQGQQAPGTEGQTTEANDQTPPENGQPKADGDVQEGEVVKE
- a CDS encoding DUF5678 domain-containing protein; this translates as MAIDWSTIFKKYRGKWIALKDDEKTVIAAGETAVKALESAKKKGHQNPILVEMPKHLVPLTLQT
- a CDS encoding DUF3800 domain-containing protein — protein: MAYIFLDESGDLGFNSKKKNSKFFVITAVSIEDKKPLEKVVKKVHSQLRKKVKKLSGGVLHSYKEKPRTRLSLLKLLNKKEITIMTIYLNKEKVYTRLRQQKHVLYNYVTNILLDRIMTKKLVDTNKNVTFIAAKRETNKFLNENFKDYIEKQTIDNHKVKISVQIKSPSEEKSLQATDFVSWAIFRKYEKLDGIYYDVIKKKIVEENGLFK
- a CDS encoding nucleotide exchange factor GrpE; this encodes MSKNKKTVKNDNTDKKVKDEKELVDPQVSQLEGQLKRALADYQNLERRIDEERRLLGTLTSALVIEKLLPVLDNLENAQKHLNDKGLEMVISQFKEVLRQEGVEEIQAEGTQFDPNEHEAIEVVELENAKGPERSRGDKVVKVLRKGYKINDKVLRPAQVAIGRSQKEENNQRIEKKEATEEYSSSE
- a CDS encoding NUDIX domain-containing protein; the protein is MIPIVNIVASPVTFNDKFLLIRRIKPPYEGLWSLVGGKIEYGEHIEDAIIREVKEETDLDVKFVAVCGIVVEILYDKNKKVTGHYLMWICETQPKQDTSKEMGEGAIRWFTKEELLENKEKVIPSDFAMVQEFFLKPKRELKIHKSHMLENGKTYELEYFGI
- a CDS encoding DnaJ domain-containing protein gives rise to the protein MASKEDYYEILGVNKSASAEEIKKAYRTKARKHHPDVDKTSGAEEKFKQINEAYQVLSDPQKKSAYDQYGHSAFEPGGGFGGAGQGRGGYQTYSWSNMGQGDGAGFDFSGFSDPFDIFESIFGERSPFGRQARLPRYLVNVDFMDAIHGAEKEIEVNGKRQKIKIPPGVDNGSEIQFKDFILVVQVGSHPKFQRRAADVISEKQFSFTELALGTEAKIETVDGNVKIRVPAGTQPGTQIRLKGQGIKRVSGPAKGDHYVIVRLKVPTRLSKEQKRLLEELDNLS
- a CDS encoding elongation factor 4 is translated as MEIRNFAIIAHIDHGKSTLADRIMEICGAIKAGHQEQLLDSLELEREHGITIKLKAIRLVYSRQSTVNGKTNEDNREPTTVNRQPVQNFILNLIDTPGHVDFGYEVSRSLASVEGAVLIVDATQGVQAQTLSNFNLALDANLTLIPVINKIDSPQAEVEKTEEELIGLGFTKEEIIKVSAKTGENVEAVIAEIIKKVPEPNSSSRHSERSEESQTKKRSFGLRPQDDNKGLQALIFDSSLDPYKGVIASVRLFGGSLKVGDEAAFVATGKKATILQIGYLSPKPTFVEEITAGQVGFIVTNTKDLQSVKVGDTVTLASEPQKALPGYQEAKPVVFLSLFPTDTADLSKLKDGIEKLKLNDASLSFAPESSTSLGQGFRVGFLGLLHAQITQERLEREYDLDIIATSPSVNFMIGDELVNKPQEFDPAAKDVKEPYAKVTLFTPEKYYGIISNLVHDRRGEIVNFENIGNLSKIEANMPLLEIIIGFYDNLKSSTSGYASMDFEVTDYRPANLSKLDILVNHESVEGLSQIVPKEKAAEIGRKLVERLKDAIPRQQIAVPIQAAVGGTIVARETVASFRKDVTQKLYGGDVTRKMKLLEKQKKGKKRMRRFGNVDIPQEAFLAVLKI